One window of the Vigna radiata var. radiata cultivar VC1973A chromosome 1, Vradiata_ver6, whole genome shotgun sequence genome contains the following:
- the LOC106771117 gene encoding auxin efflux carrier component 1: MITLLDFYHVMTAMVPLYVAMILAYGSVKWWKIFSPDQCSGINRFVALFAVPLLSFHFIASNNPYKMNLRFLAADTLQKIIILVLLAVWSNFTKRGCLEWTITLFSLSTLPNTLVMGIPLLKGMYGEFSGSLMVQIVVLQCIIWYTLMLFMFEFRGARMLISEQFPDTAGSIVSIHVDSDVMSLDGRQPLETEAEIKEDGKLHVTVRKSNASRSDIFSRRSQGLSSTTPRPSNLTNAEIYSLQSSRNPTPRGSSFNHTDFYSMMAAGGRNSNFGASDVYGLSASRGPTPRPSNYDEDGGKPKFHYHAGGTGHYPAPNPGMFSPSNGSKSVAAANANANAKKPNGQAQLKPEDGNRDLHMFVWSSSASPVSDVFGGHEYGGHDQKEVKLNVSPGKVENHRDTQEDYLEKDEFSFGNRGMEREMNQHEGEKVGDGKPKTMPPASVMTRLILIMVWRKLIRNPNTYSSLIGLTWSLVSFRWNVEMPAIIAKSISILSDAGLGMAMFSLGLFMALQPRIIACGNSIAAFAMAVRFLTGPAVMAAASIAVGLKGVLLHVAIVQAALPQGIVPFVFAKEYNVHPDILSTAVIFGMLIALPITLVYYILMGL, from the exons ATGATCACCTTACTAGACTTCTACCATGTCATGACTGCAATGGTGCCACTCTATGTGGCTATGATACTAGCCTATGGCTCAGTTAAGTGGTGGAAGATTTTCTCCCCTGATCAATGTTCTGGCATCAACCGTTTTGTGGCACTCTTTGCAGTGCCTCTTCTCTCCTTCCACTTCATAGCATCAAACAACCCTTACAAGATGAACCTTAGGTTCCTCGCTGCTGACACCCTTCAGAAGATCATCATACTAGTCCTTCTTGCAGTCTGGAGCAACTTCACCAAAAGGGGTTGCTTGGAGTGGACCATAACTTTGTTCTCCCTCTCCACCCTCCCCAACACCTTGGTCATGGGCATCCCTTTGCTCAAAGGTATGTATGGTGAGTTCTCTGGGAGCCTCATGGTTCAGATTGTGGTCCTTCAGTGCATCATTTGGTACACCTTGATGCTGTTCATGTTTGAGTTCAGGGGTGCCAGAATGCTTATCTCTGAGCAGTTCCCTGACACTGCTGGCTCCATTGTCTCCATCCATGTCGACTCTGATGTCATGTCATTGGATGGAAGGCAACCGCTTGAGACTGAAGCTGAGATCAAAGAAGATGGGAAACTCCATGTCACTGTGAGGAAATCCAATGCCTCAAGATCAGACATCTTCTCTAGAAGGTCTCAGGGTCTCTCTTCCACCACTCCACGCCCTTCTAACCTCACAAATGCCGAGATATACTCTTTGCAGTCTTCTAGGAACCCGACTCCAAGAGGCTCTAGCTTCAACCACACTGACTTCTACTCCATGATGGCTGCCGGTGGCAGAAACTCCAACTTTGGAGCCTCCGATGTTTATGGTCTTTCAGCTTCGAGAGGGCCAACTCCAAGGCCTTCTAACTACGACGAAGATGGTGGAAAGCCAAAGTTTCATTACCATGCCGGTGGAACCGGACACTACCCTGCACCAAACCCTGGCATGTTCTCTCCCTCTAATGGCTCCAAAAGTGTTGCTGCTGCCAATGCTAATGCTAATGCCAAGAAGCCTAATGGGCAGGCTCAGCTGAAGCCTGAGGATGGGAATAGGGACCTTCATATGTTTGTTTGGAGTTCAAGCGCTTCACCGGTTTCTGATGTGTTTGGTGGCCATGAGTATGGAGGTCATGATCAGAAAGAAGTCAAATTGAATGTATCTCCAGGAAAAg TGGAGAATCATAGAGACACTCAGGAGGACTACCTGGAGAAAGATGAATTCAGCTTTGGGAATAGAGGAATGGAGAGGGAGATGAATCAGCACGAGGGTGAGAAAGTTGGAGATGGGAAGCCAAAAACCATGCCTCCTGCAAGTGTGATGACAAGACTTATTTTGATTATGGTGTGGAGAAAACTCATCAGAAACCCCAACACCTACTCTAGTCTAATTGGTCTCACTTGGTCTCTTGTTTCATTCAG GTGGAATGTTGAGATGCCTGCCATAATAGCAAAGTCTATCTCCATATTGTCAGATGCAGGGCTTGGCATGGCCATGTTCAGTCTTG GTCTCTTCATGGCTTTGCAACCGAGGATCATAGCATGTGGAAATTCCATAGCAGCTTTTGCCATGGCTGTGAGATTCCTTACAGGTCCAGCTGTCATGGCAGCTGCTTCCATTGCTGTTGGACTCAAAGGTGTTCTCTTACACGTTGCCATTGTTCAg GCAGCTCTTCCGCAAGGAATTGTCCCATTTGTCTTTGCTAAGGAATATAATGTACATCCTGATATTCTCAGCACAGC TGTTATTTTTGGGATGTTGATTGCTTTGCCCATAACTCTGGTGTACTACATTTTGATGGGGTTGTGA